In one window of Chryseobacterium sp. JV274 DNA:
- a CDS encoding 3-hydroxybutyryl-CoA dehydrogenase, giving the protein MKNIVVIGAGTMGNGIAHTFAQSGFKVNLVDVSQEALDRGLKTITTNLDRIIAKGNLTEEQKAETLGNITTFTALNDAVGAADLIVEAATENMDLKLKIFGQMDELAPEGCILATNTSSISITKIAAATKRADKVIGMHFMNPVPIMKLVEIIKGYSTSKETFDAIYEMSKTLSKVPVEVNDYPGFVANRILMPMINESIETLYNGVAGVEEIDTVMKLGMAHPMGPLQLADFIGLDVCLAILNVMYDGFKNPKYAPNPLLVNMVTAGKLGVKSGEGFYDYSESKKAEKVSKMFLK; this is encoded by the coding sequence ATCAAAAACATTGTAGTTATCGGAGCGGGAACCATGGGAAATGGTATTGCACATACTTTCGCACAAAGCGGTTTTAAAGTAAATCTTGTTGATGTATCTCAGGAAGCTCTGGACAGAGGTTTGAAAACCATTACTACCAATCTTGACAGAATCATTGCTAAAGGAAATCTTACAGAAGAGCAAAAAGCTGAAACGCTGGGAAACATCACTACTTTCACAGCATTGAATGATGCAGTAGGCGCTGCAGACCTTATTGTAGAGGCTGCTACAGAAAACATGGACCTTAAACTGAAGATCTTTGGCCAAATGGATGAACTGGCTCCTGAAGGCTGTATCCTTGCAACTAATACTTCATCTATATCTATCACAAAAATTGCTGCTGCTACAAAAAGAGCTGATAAAGTAATCGGGATGCACTTCATGAACCCGGTTCCGATTATGAAACTGGTAGAAATCATCAAAGGATATTCTACTTCTAAAGAAACTTTTGATGCAATCTATGAAATGAGCAAAACTTTGAGTAAAGTTCCTGTAGAAGTGAATGACTATCCAGGTTTCGTGGCCAACAGAATTTTGATGCCAATGATTAATGAATCTATCGAAACTCTTTATAACGGAGTGGCTGGTGTAGAAGAAATTGATACAGTAATGAAATTGGGAATGGCACATCCAATGGGCCCGCTTCAGCTGGCAGACTTCATTGGTCTTGATGTATGTCTTGCCATCCTGAATGTAATGTATGATGGTTTCAAAAATCCAAAGTATGCCCCTAACCCATTGCTTGTAAATATGGTAACAGCAGGGAAACTTGGTGTAAAATCAGGGGAAGGATTCTACGATTATTCTGAAAGCAAAAAAGCTGAAAAAGTTTCAAAAATGTTTTTGAAGTAA
- the bla-A gene encoding CGA/CIA family class A beta-lactamase translates to MKKTAFLFLLISAFTFAQTSLLEQKIHSILKNKKATVGVSVLGFENGFTYDKNADKNLPMQSVFKFHIAAAVLNAVDQRKLSLDQKIVLNKSNLLENTWSPLRDKYPGGNVEVPLSEVIEYTVAKSDNNGCDILLKLLGGTQPVQKFMDSKGVKGFQIKYNEEGMHKDWKAQYENYSTTKSAVHVLKKFYDGKLLSKKSTDYLMQVMLSTSTGLNKMVEQLPKNTPVARKTGASGKNKAGLTGAENEIGIVTLPNGTHYALAVFVSNSMETDAVNCRMISDISKEVWEYFNK, encoded by the coding sequence ATGAAAAAAACAGCATTTCTTTTTCTTCTGATTTCTGCATTTACATTTGCTCAGACATCGCTATTGGAACAAAAAATACATTCAATTCTTAAGAACAAAAAAGCAACAGTGGGAGTTTCTGTTCTGGGTTTTGAAAATGGTTTTACCTATGATAAAAATGCAGATAAGAATCTTCCGATGCAAAGTGTCTTCAAATTCCACATTGCAGCTGCAGTTCTGAATGCTGTAGATCAGAGAAAGCTTTCGTTAGATCAGAAAATTGTACTGAACAAATCAAATTTACTTGAAAATACATGGTCGCCGCTTCGTGATAAGTATCCGGGAGGCAATGTTGAAGTTCCGTTAAGTGAAGTGATTGAATATACTGTTGCCAAAAGTGATAATAATGGCTGCGATATTCTTCTTAAGTTATTGGGAGGAACCCAGCCCGTACAAAAATTCATGGATTCCAAAGGGGTGAAGGGTTTTCAGATCAAATATAATGAAGAGGGAATGCATAAAGACTGGAAGGCTCAGTATGAAAATTACAGCACTACAAAATCTGCAGTTCATGTCCTGAAAAAGTTTTATGATGGAAAATTATTATCAAAAAAATCAACAGATTATCTGATGCAGGTAATGCTGTCTACTTCAACAGGATTAAACAAAATGGTAGAACAACTTCCAAAAAACACTCCTGTGGCCAGAAAAACGGGAGCTTCCGGAAAAAATAAGGCTGGTTTAACAGGGGCGGAAAATGAAATTGGCATCGTTACTTTACCAAATGGGACACATTATGCATTAGCTGTATTTGTCAGTAACTCAATGGAAACGGATGCGGTAAACTGCAGGATGATTTCTGATATTTCTAAGGAGGTTTGGGAATATTTTAATAAATAA
- a CDS encoding cellulase family glycosylhydrolase encodes MKRAIVISVLLLSQFGTSQLLKISGQKIVNDKGENIQLRGLGPGGWMLQEGYMLKTADFAGPQYKIKEKIADLVGEDGMNEFYKAYLKNGITKQDIDFLAKSGFNSIRLPMHYNLYTLPIEKEPVKGKDTWLEEGFKMTDDLLQWCAVNKIYLILDLHAAPGGQGNDVNISDNDKSKPSLWANEENQRKTIAFWKKLAERYKDSPWIGGYDLINEPNINFTGKNPNGTDEMSNAPLWKLQKDITAAIREVDKKHIIFIEGNGWGNNYNGLPAIWDNNMAFSFHKYWNYNDDQTLKFALDLREKHNMPIWLGETGENSNVWFTELIQLLDKHNIGYAFWPMKKIDNIAGITNVKITPEYEKLLDYWKNGGEKPSKEYAKKALLQIADNYKLSNTEVKKDVIDAMFRQTTDASTKPFKNHQVPGRIFASEYDLGKMGSAYLDKDFINLWVSDPAKRSEWNSGQQMRNDGVDIYKCNDQITNQYYVGKTESGEWLQYTVQSKGDKNYTFDIRYAAASDSKIRIETASGKVLATILLASSGGNENWKTASVKNISLQKGENKIRIFFENDGVNLNYFEVK; translated from the coding sequence ATGAAAAGAGCTATTGTAATATCCGTACTTTTATTGTCTCAATTTGGGACATCGCAATTATTAAAGATTTCAGGACAGAAAATCGTTAATGATAAAGGTGAAAATATCCAATTGAGAGGCCTGGGCCCGGGCGGCTGGATGCTTCAGGAAGGATACATGCTGAAAACAGCTGACTTTGCCGGCCCTCAGTATAAGATTAAGGAAAAAATTGCGGATTTAGTTGGTGAAGACGGAATGAATGAATTCTACAAAGCTTATCTGAAAAACGGAATCACCAAACAGGATATTGATTTTCTGGCAAAATCCGGATTCAATTCAATACGCCTTCCCATGCATTATAATCTTTACACACTTCCGATTGAAAAAGAACCTGTAAAAGGAAAAGATACATGGCTGGAAGAGGGTTTTAAAATGACCGATGACCTGCTTCAATGGTGTGCCGTTAATAAAATCTACCTCATCCTGGATCTTCATGCTGCTCCGGGCGGACAGGGAAATGATGTCAATATTTCTGATAATGATAAGTCTAAACCTTCACTTTGGGCCAATGAAGAAAATCAGAGAAAAACCATAGCATTCTGGAAAAAACTGGCTGAACGATATAAAGACAGCCCATGGATTGGCGGCTACGACCTGATTAATGAGCCTAATATTAATTTCACAGGTAAAAACCCTAATGGTACAGATGAAATGTCTAATGCCCCGCTTTGGAAACTTCAGAAGGATATTACAGCAGCAATCAGAGAGGTTGATAAAAAGCATATAATTTTCATTGAAGGAAACGGCTGGGGGAATAATTATAACGGGCTGCCGGCTATCTGGGACAATAATATGGCTTTCAGCTTCCATAAATACTGGAACTACAATGATGATCAAACACTGAAATTTGCACTGGATCTCAGAGAAAAGCATAATATGCCTATCTGGCTGGGTGAAACAGGTGAAAATTCCAATGTTTGGTTTACTGAGCTAATCCAACTTTTGGATAAACATAATATCGGGTATGCATTCTGGCCGATGAAAAAGATTGATAATATTGCAGGGATCACCAATGTCAAGATCACACCTGAATATGAAAAACTACTGGATTACTGGAAAAACGGTGGTGAAAAACCGTCTAAAGAGTATGCAAAAAAAGCTTTACTACAGATTGCTGACAACTATAAACTGAGCAATACAGAAGTCAAAAAAGATGTTATTGATGCGATGTTCAGGCAGACAACTGATGCTTCAACAAAGCCATTTAAAAATCATCAGGTTCCGGGAAGGATATTTGCTTCAGAATATGATCTGGGTAAAATGGGTTCTGCCTATCTGGATAAAGATTTCATTAATCTATGGGTAAGTGACCCTGCCAAAAGATCAGAATGGAACTCCGGACAGCAGATGAGAAATGACGGTGTAGACATTTATAAGTGTAATGATCAAATCACCAATCAGTATTATGTGGGGAAAACAGAATCCGGGGAATGGCTCCAGTATACGGTTCAGTCAAAAGGAGACAAAAATTATACATTTGACATCCGCTATGCGGCAGCCAGTGATTCAAAAATAAGGATTGAGACAGCTTCCGGAAAAGTTTTAGCTACCATATTATTAGCTTCCAGTGGAGGAAATGAGAACTGGAAAACGGCTTCTGTTAAAAACATCAGCCTTCAGAAGGGGGAAAACAAGATCAGAATATTCTTTGAAAATGATGGGGTCAATCTGAATTATTTTGAAGTAAAATAG